One part of the Gemmatimonas sp. genome encodes these proteins:
- the recD gene encoding exodeoxyribonuclease V subunit alpha: MSEGLRLAAFFDAAVALYLLSTSDRVLGELTLRRAGVPDAAAVPIAVAVALLARARDDGHSALSLSDLAAEATELARELAAKVNVEDYCAQIRERDAAWWRTMLEAVPSVVQVANSLVASPLVLHGSLLQFRRYFDAEQRIAARIHASLSQNEPTFRVITGGPGTGKTTRIANLLVETLDRDPELRVALAAPTGKAAARLSESIRLRLDDAKASPEVRARVPRSARTVHRLLGYQPDRDRFWSRAGTPLPYDLVILDEASMVDVLLMDALVAALPAHATLLLVGDQDQLASVEAGDVLGAICRVAHDLGAGNALHDSVDRLTRSYRFEAHPAIGDAAAAMLAGDVAALGAVVHDTERPDVRWAPAPNDRAELLALLVPHLKACLEAATPAAALTALDGFRVLCAEREGTWGVAGINAQVEHWLRSQGTVITERWYHRRPVMVMANDYGTQVFNGDVGVAWEADGEMLVHFPAPEGATRAIQPARLPETQTAWAMTVHKAQGSEFTNVIVILPAKGSRVLGRELLYTAVTRARSNVLIVGDESVMRSAVSRTVRRGSGFEALLREAIGRQSMRREGVAHG; encoded by the coding sequence ATGAGTGAAGGGCTCCGCCTTGCAGCATTCTTCGATGCGGCCGTCGCACTATATCTGCTCTCCACCAGCGACCGTGTCCTCGGCGAACTCACCCTGCGACGGGCCGGCGTGCCTGACGCGGCGGCGGTGCCGATCGCGGTAGCGGTGGCGCTCTTGGCGCGTGCGCGCGACGACGGCCACAGCGCGCTCTCGCTGAGCGACCTCGCGGCCGAAGCCACCGAACTTGCTCGTGAGCTTGCCGCGAAGGTCAACGTCGAGGACTACTGTGCGCAGATCCGCGAGCGCGATGCCGCCTGGTGGCGCACGATGCTGGAAGCGGTGCCTTCGGTCGTGCAGGTCGCGAACAGCCTCGTCGCATCGCCGCTGGTACTGCACGGCTCGCTGCTGCAGTTCCGACGGTACTTCGACGCCGAACAGCGTATCGCGGCGCGCATTCACGCCTCGTTGAGCCAAAACGAGCCGACCTTTCGCGTGATCACCGGCGGTCCGGGCACGGGCAAGACCACGCGTATTGCGAACCTGCTCGTTGAAACGCTCGATCGTGACCCCGAACTGCGTGTCGCGCTGGCGGCGCCGACCGGCAAGGCGGCGGCCCGCCTCTCCGAGTCGATCCGACTGCGCCTCGACGACGCGAAGGCCTCGCCCGAGGTGCGCGCGCGGGTGCCGCGGAGCGCACGCACGGTGCACCGCTTGCTGGGCTACCAGCCCGATCGTGATCGCTTCTGGTCGCGCGCCGGTACTCCGTTGCCGTATGACCTCGTGATTCTCGATGAAGCCAGCATGGTGGACGTGCTGCTCATGGATGCGCTGGTGGCCGCCCTCCCAGCGCACGCCACGCTGCTGCTCGTGGGTGATCAGGATCAGCTGGCCAGCGTGGAAGCGGGTGATGTGTTGGGGGCGATCTGCCGGGTCGCGCATGATCTTGGCGCAGGCAACGCACTCCACGACAGCGTAGATCGGCTCACGCGCAGCTATCGGTTCGAAGCACACCCCGCCATTGGCGATGCGGCAGCCGCGATGCTCGCCGGCGACGTTGCCGCGCTCGGCGCCGTCGTGCACGACACCGAACGACCCGATGTGCGCTGGGCCCCGGCGCCGAACGATCGGGCCGAGCTGTTGGCGCTGCTCGTGCCGCATCTAAAAGCCTGCCTTGAGGCCGCCACGCCAGCCGCCGCCCTCACGGCCCTCGATGGATTCCGCGTACTCTGCGCCGAGCGTGAAGGCACGTGGGGCGTGGCCGGTATCAACGCCCAGGTCGAGCACTGGCTGCGCAGTCAGGGGACCGTCATCACCGAGCGTTGGTATCATCGGCGGCCGGTCATGGTGATGGCGAACGACTACGGCACGCAGGTGTTCAACGGCGACGTGGGCGTGGCCTGGGAAGCCGATGGTGAAATGCTCGTGCACTTCCCGGCCCCCGAGGGAGCCACGCGCGCCATTCAGCCAGCGCGGTTACCCGAAACGCAGACGGCGTGGGCCATGACCGTGCACAAGGCGCAGGGGTCGGAGTTCACGAACGTGATCGTGATACTGCCGGCCAAGGGCAGTCGTGTTCTGGGACGCGAGCTGCTGTACACCGCCGTCACGCGCGCCCGAAGCAACGTGCTGATCGTGGGCGACGAGTCGGTGATGCGATCGGCGGTGTCGCGCACCGTGCGACGGGGCAGTGGCTTCGAGGCCCTGTTGCGCGAGGCGATTGGGCGCCAATCGATGCGGCGCGAGGGCGTGGCCCATGGGTGA